A region of Rhizorhabdus wittichii RW1 DNA encodes the following proteins:
- a CDS encoding ABC transporter related (PFAM: ABC transporter, transmembrane region; ABC transporter related~SMART: AAA ATPase): MPPDHASPSAARPEQGWATLRRFLPYLWPKDAPSLRARVVIALVLVLAAKAAVLLMPFAYKAAVDRMAPGFEPGVMIAVALVTAYAGARFGGVLFDNMRNAIFELVGQDAARRLSIEVFAQLHRLSLRYHLERRTGALTKIVERGTKSIDTMLYFLLFNIGPTIFELTAVCAIFFVKFGTGLVVATMIAIAGYILFTRRVTEWRSRMRREMVEHDTRASARAVDSLLNYETVKYFSAEARETDNYGRAVAAYARAATKNESSLALLNIGQSLITNLMMAGAMGYSVYGWSKGWFSPGDVVFVNTMLSQLFRPLDMLGMVYREIRQGLIDMEAMFRLIDTPAEVVDAPDARPIAVTGGLVRFEDVHFGYDPERQILKGVDFEIRPGGTLAVVGHSGAGKSTLARILYRFYEIAGGRVTIDGQDIGHVTQASLRRAIGIVPQDTVLFNDTIGYNIGYGREGATQAEIEAAAKGAAIHDFILSLPQGYDTKVGERGLKLSGGEKQRVAIARTLLKNPPILILDEATSALDSRTEADIQATLRGVEQGRTTIVIAHRLSTIVHADEILVLEAGRVVERGTHAALMARDGLYADMWMRQASEAEEKEAA; encoded by the coding sequence ATGCCACCCGATCACGCTTCCCCCTCCGCCGCCCGCCCCGAACAGGGCTGGGCCACGCTCCGCCGCTTCCTGCCCTATCTCTGGCCGAAAGACGCGCCGTCGCTGCGCGCGCGGGTGGTGATCGCGCTGGTGCTGGTGCTCGCCGCCAAGGCGGCGGTGCTGCTGATGCCCTTCGCCTACAAGGCGGCGGTCGACCGGATGGCGCCGGGGTTTGAGCCCGGCGTGATGATCGCGGTCGCGCTGGTCACCGCCTATGCGGGCGCGCGCTTCGGCGGCGTGCTGTTCGACAATATGCGCAACGCCATCTTCGAGCTGGTCGGCCAGGACGCCGCCCGGCGCCTGTCGATCGAGGTGTTCGCGCAGCTCCACCGCCTGTCGCTGCGCTACCATCTCGAACGGCGCACCGGCGCGCTGACCAAGATCGTCGAGCGCGGCACCAAGAGCATCGACACGATGCTCTACTTCCTGCTGTTCAACATCGGCCCGACCATTTTCGAGCTGACCGCCGTCTGCGCGATCTTCTTCGTCAAATTCGGCACCGGGCTGGTGGTCGCGACGATGATCGCGATCGCCGGCTACATCCTGTTCACCCGCCGGGTGACCGAATGGCGCAGCCGCATGCGCCGCGAGATGGTGGAACATGACACGCGGGCCTCCGCCCGCGCGGTCGATTCGCTGCTCAACTACGAGACCGTCAAATATTTCAGCGCCGAGGCGCGCGAGACCGACAATTACGGCCGCGCCGTCGCCGCCTATGCCCGCGCCGCGACCAAGAACGAAAGCTCGCTCGCCCTGCTCAACATCGGCCAGTCGCTGATCACCAACCTGATGATGGCCGGCGCGATGGGCTACAGCGTCTATGGCTGGAGCAAGGGCTGGTTCTCGCCCGGCGACGTGGTGTTCGTGAACACGATGCTGAGCCAGCTGTTTCGCCCGCTCGACATGCTCGGCATGGTCTATCGCGAGATCCGCCAGGGGCTGATCGACATGGAGGCGATGTTCCGGCTGATCGACACGCCGGCCGAGGTGGTCGACGCCCCCGACGCGCGGCCGATCGCGGTGACCGGCGGGCTGGTCCGCTTCGAGGACGTCCATTTCGGCTATGATCCCGAACGGCAGATCCTGAAGGGGGTCGATTTCGAGATCCGCCCCGGCGGCACCCTCGCCGTCGTCGGCCATTCGGGCGCGGGCAAGTCGACCCTCGCGCGCATCCTCTACCGCTTCTACGAGATCGCCGGCGGGCGGGTGACGATCGACGGCCAGGACATCGGCCACGTCACCCAGGCGTCGCTGCGCCGCGCGATCGGCATCGTCCCGCAGGACACGGTGCTGTTCAACGACACGATCGGCTACAATATCGGCTATGGCCGCGAAGGCGCGACCCAGGCCGAGATCGAGGCGGCGGCGAAGGGCGCGGCGATCCACGACTTCATCCTGTCGCTGCCGCAGGGCTACGACACCAAGGTCGGCGAACGCGGGCTGAAGCTGTCGGGCGGGGAGAAGCAGCGGGTGGCGATCGCCCGCACCCTGCTCAAGAACCCGCCGATCCTGATCCTCGACGAGGCGACCAGCGCGCTCGACAGCCGCACCGAGGCCGACATCCAGGCGACCCTGCGCGGCGTCGAGCAGGGCCGCACGACGATCGTCATCGCCCACCGGCTGTCGACCATCGTCCATGCCGACGAGATATTGGTGCTCGAGGCCGGCCGCGTCGTCGAGCGCGGCACCCATGCCGCGCTGATGGCGCGCGACGGGCTCTATGCCGACATGTGGATGCGCCAGGCGAGCGAGGCCGAGGAGAAGGAAGCGGCTTAA
- a CDS encoding acyltransferase 3 (PFAM: acyltransferase 3), with protein sequence MQVRHELRPLTSARGIAAWYVVLYHIRESAVGSLPPALIDFLAKGYLAVDFFFVLSGFVIWLNYGRLLGDHGARAVPHFLWRRLARIYPLHLLILLAAVAFAAVCVATGRGMPQGYAWGTLPFHLLLMQNWGFLPLGWNVPAWSISCELGAYLLFPLLIAAVDWRRTPTPVLLALLALLMAGLWGLFTAMGQPLLGNEIAHLGLARCLFEFGMGTLVAALWLRWREAPRRPATIAALLSAIGLAARLAGAPETLALPFVFVTLLLFLALTSEGRTPMKGRAIHWFGEISYATYLAHSLLFLLFKILFVRDAGDVSLPLLGLFLLIVLAASAALYHGFELPAQKWMNRRGPKRPVES encoded by the coding sequence GTGCAGGTCCGGCACGAACTTCGTCCGCTCACCTCGGCGCGCGGGATCGCGGCCTGGTATGTCGTGCTCTACCATATCCGCGAGAGCGCGGTCGGGTCGCTGCCCCCGGCGCTGATCGATTTCCTCGCCAAGGGCTATCTGGCGGTCGACTTCTTCTTCGTGCTGTCGGGCTTCGTCATCTGGCTCAACTATGGCCGGCTGCTCGGCGATCATGGCGCCCGCGCGGTGCCGCATTTCCTGTGGCGGCGGCTGGCGCGCATCTATCCGCTCCACCTGCTGATCCTGCTCGCCGCGGTCGCCTTCGCGGCGGTCTGCGTCGCCACTGGGCGCGGCATGCCGCAGGGCTATGCCTGGGGCACGCTGCCCTTCCACCTGCTGCTGATGCAGAATTGGGGCTTCCTGCCGCTCGGCTGGAACGTCCCCGCCTGGTCGATCAGCTGCGAGCTGGGCGCCTATCTGCTGTTCCCGCTGCTGATCGCGGCGGTCGACTGGCGGCGGACGCCGACGCCGGTGCTGCTCGCCCTGCTCGCGCTGCTGATGGCCGGGCTATGGGGCCTGTTCACGGCGATGGGCCAGCCCCTTCTCGGCAACGAGATCGCCCATCTCGGCCTGGCGCGCTGCCTGTTCGAATTCGGGATGGGGACCCTGGTCGCGGCGCTGTGGCTGCGCTGGCGCGAGGCGCCGCGGCGGCCCGCCACGATCGCCGCGTTGCTCTCGGCCATCGGGCTCGCCGCGCGGCTCGCGGGCGCGCCCGAGACGCTCGCCTTGCCCTTCGTCTTCGTCACGCTGCTGCTGTTCCTGGCGCTGACGTCCGAAGGGCGGACGCCGATGAAGGGCCGCGCGATCCACTGGTTCGGCGAGATCAGCTATGCGACCTATCTGGCGCACTCGCTGCTGTTCCTGCTCTTCAAGATCCTGTTCGTCCGCGACGCGGGCGACGTGTCGCTGCCGCTGCTCGGCCTGTTCCTGCTGATCGTGCTGGCGGCGTCGGCGGCGCTCTACCACGGCTTCGAGCTGCCCGCGCAGAAATGGATGAACCGGCGCGGGCCGAAACGGCCGGTCGAGTCATAA